In Gigantopelta aegis isolate Gae_Host chromosome 2, Gae_host_genome, whole genome shotgun sequence, the sequence tacatacatgtattagatCTAATTTCTAAACGTATTGCAAGCCAAACTGAGAAAGTATATACACCGAAACATACACGTACTGTAGAATCATACTCTTTCACATTTTAACTTAATCTTGAGAAGAATGTAAGTCCACATGAACACGGCAAAACCATTTAAATCTTCCCTAAACATCACATAAAGTTTACTTTCTGCAGCTACCGGATTTTGCCAGATGACAGAAGTATATTTCTTAACACACCAGGCattgaatttgaggattttgtTAAGAATCCCTGGAATCATAAATTTATGATGTATTATAGATATTTTACGATTCTGTCTCAGAATTTTACATTTCAAACCCAAAATCTGGTCTTCGCAGAAGCACTGAATCGTGCCAAACTGTATTGTGACAATCAGCTACAGACACTCTGTTGATTACATGCGACACAAACAAGAAGCTAGCCAGACATCACAGATATTACAAGCATTACGCCCATCACAACACTTTCACAACATCAGTTAATTATCGTCTTTTCATTGAAAGCCCTTTttggtatttaattaatatttaatacatacccatttaatattttaatgattttacaGTAAAATCATCTTCAAATAATATACTGATTCTAGAATTGCCTGATTTCAGTTTCACGCTGTATACAAAACTCCCATAAAGAGCACTTTTAaaacagggttttatttctaaaattttacttgacacccatggctttgaaattgggaattttagcGTCATTTTATCAAacattgggaattttcagtttcatttcaaaaacatcttattaagccaagttagaatttaaaaagtaatgctagacatgtacttgtatttattcaaataaatgtatctACTGtgcattacaaaacattattggGATGGGAAGGTTTGTCAAGTAAATGAGAGTTACATTCACATTGGGCATCTTTTaactccaaaattgggaataaaaaacgaCATGGCCTCTCtagaatggtggggaatggtgtccattatcggagtctagaaaaataggtgataaaaccctgtaAACAACTTCTAATAACATCAAATGGAGAAAACTTAGTCATTGCTTTCGTTTGAGATTCtgaaaatgtgtcattaaaatgtaaataagtGGTGCAACAAATGGATATGTAATAAACATCGCACGatatgcatttgttttttttcttatacAATGGCTTTGTCTGAAatgtataaaatgaaatttatttaaaattgccCTTTCATAAATCTGATTTAATTTGCTGATTCTCGTTTTTAAACTAAATTTGTACTAGTTAAGTAAACATTAGAAAGATAAATACaaccatacatgtacactgtatacagatTTCAGAAACACATACGCATGTTGTACGGATAAgctgtacatattaaatacatttttctgtgaCAAAACAATCCTGTTAagattatgtatatgtattatttctACCATATTTCTAAAGCTGtaagaaattatttacacaactgtattaccaataaaaatctattaggccatagttataatatttaatacatgtactttaatatttgttgttttgaaaCTTAAAACGGCAGCATAACCTGACAATTTAAGTAACAAAGACTTGATGACCATGACAAATACAGCTTGAAATAAAACCCTACTAAAGTACTATGTCATCATGTGTCCATCTCCTAACAAATTAGACAACATGAGACAGCAACATATGTTCCAATTTAGAACATAGTAAAGGATTACATTATGTTCATTTGCAAAAATTTACCCAAgatatttcaataaaaaattagtgatacacacacacacacaatcacaaccgttatacatgtacaagaaaATAAAGATAAGTTTCAAATGTTCTAAATTCTCAAAATGCAATgacttaatttataaaacagaatctttctttttttcagttttgaTAGTTTAATGTGTGAATTACATGAGAATTGATTTAgtttattactattaaaaaaatcaaaaaaaaaaatcagattttTTCTTAGTCTTTCTAAATATGAAAGGTGAAATAATGCTGGATTGATTCATACACAGATGCTGCATGGTACTGAAGTTACAACAAAGAATCCAGTACCACCACTAAGTATGACTGAGTCTGTACAAGTGTGCCATTTACAGTCACAGTGTGAATCTGAAACATTGAGGTACCAAGCTGGTCATGTCTGCAACACATGTCCtaacatttctttattatttatacattaaaattaaactgGCTTTATTTCAACATCAAGAAGATGCCGGATTACTCACTTTTTcacaaagaaggaaggaaatgttttatttaacaacacactcaacacattttatttacggttatatggtgtcagacatatggttaaggaccacacagatatcgagagagaaaacccgctgttgccacttcctgtgctactcttttcgattagcagcaagggatcttttaaatgcgccataccataaacaggatagcacataccacggtctttgatgtaccagtcgtggtgcactggctggagcgagaatagcccaatgagcccacaaggggatcaatcccaaaccgaccacgtatcaagcgagtgctttaccactaggctacgtttTCACAAAGACTCGAATAAGATATATTCAGGATGATCAGAGAATCATTGAGTGGTGTTAAACCACCAACAGATCTAAAAGTTTTGGAATCTTAGCAAGATATAAAACAAGAAGATCAAAAACATTCttcagtgatttaaacaaaaacatgtgcTCATTTTGTGGAAAACAACATTAAAACTGTTATGGAGCTTAGATGATGCTTCAAATGCATCAAACGAATGTCAAGAAAACTGCACCTCATTTTGTTAGTGCAGATACGATATCTGCAAGCAAGTGGAGCACTCTGGATTCATTGTATAGGGAAAATTTAACTGCAACACTGTCAGCTTGTGCTGAGCATtacagaaaaaacccacaataagaAACAAACATTTCCTGTTTTACGCTGGAGTCATCTTCAATACTTCAACACACTTCTGTGATCAGCATCGATTCAGGGAGGAAaccaacatttaaaaagtttagATACAAGGACTTGTCTGTGTTATCGCAAATTATTCAACCAAATGATTATATGGTTATACCTGAtctcaaaaattattttcgtcatgtTCCACTTAGTAAACTTTTTGTAGTATAATTTGGTTTCAAATGGGaaactaaatacatgtactacatttGAAATCTGCTTCCAACTGACTGCATGTGAACCAAGTCAGTATTTCTATTGCAAAACTCAGACCGATAGTAAAAATGTTCAGAGAAAATGgaatatgtataattatttatggATGACATTCATATTTAGGATTAAATCAAAGTTAtgcaattttatataatttgtgacAATACATTCGCCCAAATTTGAAGCAATTCATACAAAAATTATGTTAACGAGACTGTTCAAAATCAAGGAAAGATAGCCATTAATTATAAGAAACACTGAACAAATGAAGAGGCATGACCAAGCCAGTACCACACCATGCTAGAGATTCAATACTGATGAAAAAACACGAGCTcgccaataaatatattttacaagtgGCAGCCACTCAGTAATAAGGATAGATGTAGTTAAATGATTATAGAataattaaatctttatggttacacatgtgtatatgtacttAACATGTATGACTGAAAACATAAATGGAGTTTTTAACAATACTGGAGGATAATTTCAGTGAAATTAGGCTTTGGAGAATCATTAAAATAAGTAGATCATGCATGTATAtcaaaccaacaaaaacaaacaagaataaCCTGTCCGTTTTTTGACATTGATAAATGCTAGTAGGTGTATGTATAccagagtttctgccagagggtaaaacaggtatggcgctatacccaaaatattttgcagatttttttaaaaagtctttactgtatgattttcttaaccctaaccctaaactaaactcattttctttctgggggaggccccccatacccttTGTTAACTATGgttgttgcattcaattccatagcgccatacccaaagaATAACAATAATAGTTTAAATGTGCAATGAACCGTAAAtggttgctttgttttgtttctggatCATGGATATAAAGATATAAATGTTTGATACAATTGATTCATTGAATAATACATCTACtcattgatattatttattttattatttattttttaatgacattaataGATTAATAGACTCCTAAAactgaaaaacacattttaagtcTTTAACACTAACACTGGTAAATACTCTGTTTAAAACCATAACACTCATAAACACTATGGATCGAAGTTACAAAGCCCGATTTAGACTTAAACGCATGTAACTAcaaatattactattttaaaCATGTGCATAGATTTAAGACTCCTAAAGATCACACTTTGTAAGTCTTTGGCCCTATGTGTAACTCTAAACCTCATAAACACTGTTTAACTCCTAACACTGCCcgattaaaagaaaaaaacgcCCCAACTACATCCTTTACTATGCCTAAACACTGATAAATGTATATCTCAAGACTGTGTAACCCTAGACACTGATAAATACTGTATACGGTGGACACTGTTCCAAACtatgtttaaaaatacaaaaaggcatccttatttaacaaaaatatactcaaataataacaatgataaaTGGAAGGCACATGTTACAACTCAGGCactatttaacaaaaaataatgaaaaatggaaGGCACAATTACAActcatcataaaaataatacggGATAAGATTTCAGCAAATAATCATTGTGAACAATTCTAGCGAGACAAAATGTAACCACAGCGCTACAACATACGCTAACAATCAATACAATAACCCATAATATAAagccatgacaggcgtgtgctacagcAGCTTCTTCTGAATGTGCACACTTCaaatcctatgacctgacctgacctgacctaaagaCATGGGCTCCAATTCACTATAAACTCTcgacaactttgcgatctcgctttgcgatgcaaaaaaaaaaaatgcttgaaAAGACAAAGCGATGTTGCTAAATTAAGAAGAGTCTAGGAGAGCTTtctgaattaggccccaggactCATTTAAAATCTGGCTTCTCCGGGAAGGTGCATCCATAGTGCTGCAGAACCACCTTGGCTGCGTAGGAACCACAGCGCATACAGTCACCCACCGGCTTGCCCTGGACCAGCTGGGACAGGAACCCACCGACGAACGAATCTCCACAACCGTTCGTGTCCTTGATTATACTCGAATCTACCGGCTCGATCGGGAACTCCGACACGGTCCCACCCTGGGCCAGGTACGTTGGCAGCTTGCCCTGAGTAAAAACGACCAGTCGCTTGCGTGAAGGATTGACTTTCGGAAGATCTGCCGTCATCTTGGCCATCTCTTCGACAGTGGTGGCCGAGAAACCTTGAAGTTTTGAGAATTCAGCGGCTTCGTCGCCATTTCCGAAAAGAACATCAATATACTGCATGATGCCGAGATCTGGATCGGTGAAATGATGGCAGAGGAAAGTTGCGTGCAGGTTCATTGCcacagttttgttattttcagcAGCGTGTTTGACGATCTTCAGGATAGTTTTGGGATTCACCGGCAGCAGAAAACCACCGATGTAGAAATAATCAGCAGCTTCGACAAATTTCCAATTATCGGGATTTTCGAGAAATTTCATCGAGAATTTCTGCGCTGCCCCGAGTTCGGACACGAGAGAGCGGTCTTCACCCGTGATGATGGCCGCACAGACCCCGGTCTTCTCACCGGGATGAATGTCATACCGCACATTCACCCCGACCTCCCGAGCTTTCTCTTCCAAAATTGACTTAAATTTATCGTCTCCGACGCCACCGAAAAACGTTGTTGCGTGTGGCTTCTGCAGCAGCCATTGTGCGACACGGATGCTGTTTTGAGTGGCTCCCCCTGCGATGTAGAAAGGGTTGTGGTTTTGGACGATGTCGTCGAAGAGTTTGCTGTGACTCTTGTCAGCAATGATGGCGTTGTTGGGAAGCAGACCATATTTGTTGAGGAAGTCTTTGTCACCGTTTATGGAGATGTCCAGCAGTGGATTCCCTAGACCCAGCAGCAAGCCTTCTTTTATTTGACTTGTAGCATCGGTACTGTAAAacatctgaaaaacaacaaaaagccattgtaattttgtttaaactatATATACACGTCAATGTAATACATTGAgtaatgaaaatattgtaaatGAATCCATACATAAACACCTAGAATGTTGTAGATATTTTGAATGAATCCatatttttgggttttttaaacataaacacCTAAAATGCTGAACATATTTTGAACTAATTTATACTTTTTTATAAACTATAAacacataaaatgtgtaaaatattttgaatgaatCTATActaaggaacattttgttttcaaaatatggaTTACTGCTATTGAACATTTTACAACTGAAAAGCGTTCTCTAAAAGttgcatatatatatggtaGTGAACCATGATGCGAAACTGAATAAAACATCCACTTCATACACATCTGTGGATCATTCTTTTGGGGGTTTCCGGATCAAACCTCCGTGGTAGACCCATTCTTTAACTGGGTTccttcccatcccaaccagtgacccatgactgatatatggctgttattttatttattattattttaaaatatatctataaacaaatgaaatgcaTACAGGTATCAGCATTCAGATGGTGTTCTGCACAGTTAAGAGTAAGATAGATTGTCCACAAGGCTCTTGTAAAGTTTACCGTTGATTATAATCTGGATATGGGGCTCTATCGGATAATCGGTTATACCGGTTATTAGCATAAATTTGACACGCACCAGGGCTATGCAATTAAGCGGATTTGAAAGTTTCAACAGCCAAAGTATGTGCTGTCAAGTGAAACGAATAAGCAGACTTTTCATTTCTTCACcgaataagtacatgtacatgtacacctACAAATCAACTTTCCATCCAATATTTCCACTAGTCcaaataatttgttaattttattcaagtgcaaggacaatgttttttattgctcaaaatgaaacagcattatatattttcacttgtctactggacaaccattgaggtAAGGTTTGCTTGTtagagcagattttcacttgccAGGACAAACgaacaagtgcttatttcgaatgcTGCCCCTCAACCCATGTAATATCTTGTAAAACAGCCCTTATGTGAAATgagcacattattaataaagcgggtgggacgtagcccattggtaaaacgtttgcttgatgcgcggtcggtttaagatcgatccccgtcggtggacccattgggctatttctcgttccagccagtgttccaca encodes:
- the LOC121384997 gene encoding adenosine kinase-like, coding for MFYSTDATSQIKEGLLLGLGNPLLDISINGDKDFLNKYGLLPNNAIIADKSHSKLFDDIVQNHNPFYIAGGATQNSIRVAQWLLQKPHATTFFGGVGDDKFKSILEEKAREVGVNVRYDIHPGEKTGVCAAIITGEDRSLVSELGAAQKFSMKFLENPDNWKFVEAADYFYIGGFLLPVNPKTILKIVKHAAENNKTVAMNLHATFLCHHFTDPDLGIMQYIDVLFGNGDEAAEFSKLQGFSATTVEEMAKMTADLPKVNPSRKRLVVFTQGKLPTYLAQGGTVSEFPIEPVDSSIIKDTNGCGDSFVGGFLSQLVQGKPVGDCMRCGSYAAKVVLQHYGCTFPEKPDFK